In Thermorudis peleae, a genomic segment contains:
- a CDS encoding aldehyde dehydrogenase family protein produces the protein MGAQFKNYINGEWVDARSGATYERRNPATGELIGTYAQSGPEDVDAAVQAAKAAFDRWRKTPAPKRGEILFRVGQLLVERKEQLAREMTEEMGKVLAEARGDVQEAIDMTFYMAGEGRRLWGQTTPSELPHKWNMTVRKPLGVVGLITPWNFPIAIPSWKIMPALICGNTVVFKPASYTARSAVRLVELFEEAGLPPGVLNLVLGSGETVGNAIVNHPDVALISFTGSNEIGQQVAVACAQQGKRVSLEMGGKNAIIVMDDADLKLALDGIVWSAFGTSGQRCTAASRIIVHEGVFRELADQLEVRVSALRLGNGLDPQTDVGPVVSASQLERVHRYVEIGQQEGAEILCGGGIARDGELARGHFHQPTVFINVRPDMRIAQEEIFGPVTALITVRSLEEAIQVCNGVRYGLSASIYTRDITKAFRAIEDVYTGVFYVNAGTIGAEIHLPFGGTKGTGNGHREAGQAALDVFSEWQAVYIDYSGRLQRAQIDVESLPVDG, from the coding sequence ATGGGCGCACAGTTCAAAAACTATATCAATGGCGAATGGGTTGATGCCCGCAGCGGCGCGACCTACGAGCGGCGTAACCCGGCCACTGGCGAGCTCATCGGCACCTACGCCCAGAGTGGGCCAGAAGATGTTGACGCGGCCGTCCAAGCAGCGAAGGCTGCGTTTGACCGCTGGCGCAAAACCCCGGCTCCAAAGCGGGGTGAGATCCTCTTCCGCGTCGGCCAGTTGCTGGTCGAGCGCAAGGAGCAGCTGGCGCGGGAGATGACCGAAGAGATGGGCAAGGTGCTGGCCGAGGCCCGTGGCGACGTGCAAGAGGCCATTGACATGACGTTCTATATGGCTGGCGAAGGCCGCAGGCTTTGGGGCCAGACGACGCCCTCGGAATTGCCCCACAAGTGGAACATGACGGTGCGCAAGCCGCTCGGTGTCGTTGGCCTGATCACGCCGTGGAATTTCCCGATCGCCATCCCTTCGTGGAAGATCATGCCCGCGCTGATCTGTGGCAACACCGTCGTCTTCAAGCCGGCCAGCTACACGGCTCGCTCGGCAGTGCGGCTGGTCGAGTTGTTTGAGGAAGCAGGGTTGCCGCCGGGGGTCCTCAACCTCGTGCTGGGGAGCGGCGAGACGGTCGGCAACGCCATCGTCAACCATCCAGATGTTGCCTTGATCTCCTTCACTGGCTCCAATGAGATCGGGCAGCAGGTCGCCGTCGCCTGCGCACAGCAGGGCAAGCGCGTCAGCCTCGAGATGGGTGGCAAGAATGCCATCATCGTGATGGACGATGCCGATCTCAAGCTCGCACTCGACGGCATCGTCTGGAGCGCGTTTGGCACGTCTGGGCAGCGCTGCACTGCGGCCAGCCGCATTATCGTCCATGAAGGCGTCTTCCGTGAGCTGGCTGACCAGCTCGAAGTCCGTGTCAGCGCGCTCCGTCTGGGCAACGGGCTCGATCCGCAGACCGACGTCGGTCCAGTTGTCAGCGCCTCGCAACTCGAACGCGTTCACCGTTACGTCGAGATCGGCCAGCAAGAGGGCGCTGAAATCCTCTGTGGTGGTGGCATTGCCCGCGATGGTGAGCTTGCGCGCGGTCACTTCCACCAGCCGACTGTCTTTATCAATGTGCGACCCGACATGCGCATTGCGCAAGAGGAGATCTTTGGCCCGGTCACGGCCCTTATTACCGTGCGCAGCCTTGAAGAGGCGATCCAGGTCTGCAACGGCGTCCGCTACGGTCTCTCGGCGTCGATCTACACCCGTGACATTACCAAGGCCTTCCGGGCAATCGAAGACGTCTACACCGGTGTCTTCTACGTCAACGCTGGCACGATCGGCGCGGAGATCCACCTGCCGTTTGGCGGTACCAAGGGCACGGGCAACGGCCACCGCGAGGCTGGCCAAGCCGCGCTCGATGTCTTCAGCGAGTGGCAGGCAGTCTACATCGACTACAGTGGCCGGCTCCAGCGCGCGCAGATCGATGTCGAATCGCTGCCGGTTGACGGCTAG